One segment of Pseudobythopirellula maris DNA contains the following:
- a CDS encoding biotin--[acetyl-CoA-carboxylase] ligase has product MPRPPRFSNDLVGAAPWVAACEWREELGSTSDYALDAVRANDTPLPLLVVADRQTAGRGRAGRSWLAGDGALTFSVALAPSRFGLSADKLPAASLATALAVCEALEPHLAAPALKPRIKWPNDVYLGDRKACGVLLEAPAADRLVIGVGLNANNRSDAAPPELRDACLSVAEAAGREVDTATLLVGVLAALGQRLRQLGADSSEPIDEANRRSLLTGRRVTVEHGGERVEGLCHGFAEDGALRLESPDGPIRAMLSGTVVAWDAAVAQPSSL; this is encoded by the coding sequence GTGCCCCGCCCACCACGATTCTCCAACGATCTCGTCGGCGCCGCCCCCTGGGTGGCGGCGTGCGAATGGCGTGAGGAACTCGGCTCGACGAGCGACTACGCCCTCGACGCCGTGCGCGCGAACGACACCCCGCTGCCGCTGCTGGTGGTGGCCGATCGCCAGACCGCCGGCCGCGGCCGCGCCGGACGCTCCTGGCTGGCGGGGGACGGGGCGCTCACCTTCAGCGTGGCTCTGGCGCCCTCGCGTTTCGGCCTGAGCGCCGACAAGCTGCCCGCCGCCTCACTCGCCACCGCGTTGGCGGTCTGCGAAGCCCTCGAACCCCACTTGGCCGCCCCGGCCCTCAAGCCGCGCATCAAGTGGCCGAACGACGTTTACTTGGGCGACCGCAAGGCGTGCGGCGTGTTGCTCGAAGCGCCCGCGGCCGACCGGCTCGTGATCGGCGTCGGGCTGAACGCCAACAACCGCTCCGACGCCGCCCCCCCCGAGTTGCGAGACGCCTGCCTGTCGGTCGCCGAGGCGGCCGGCCGTGAGGTCGACACCGCCACGCTGCTCGTCGGCGTGCTCGCCGCGCTCGGCCAGCGGCTCCGCCAGCTCGGGGCGGATTCCAGCGAACCGATCGACGAGGCCAACCGCCGCTCGCTGCTCACCGGCCGCCGGGTGACCGTTGAGCACGGCGGCGAGCGGGTCGAGGGCCTCTGCCACGGCTTCGCCGAAGATGGCGCCCTGCGGCTCGAATCGCCCGACGGCCCGATCCGTGCGATGCTCAGCGGCACGGTCGTGGCCTGGGACGCCGCCGTCGCTCAGCCGTCGAGCTTGTAG
- a CDS encoding MBL fold metallo-hydrolase, with protein sequence MAASTLGVETVVSVPFDENTFLFYLPGREDCVVIDPGLQPQEILKELERLGLTPAAILCTHGHSDHIAGNGAMKERWPGLPLAIGRGDEPKLSDPEQNLSAAFGFEFTSPPADRLLDEGDVCEYAGLSFRVLDTPGHSAGHVSLVLEHEGQTHVVGGDVLFRGGIGRTDFPDGDFATLRSSIHEKLFTLPDDAIVYPGHGPTTTIGEERRDNPWVGAPAGYKLDG encoded by the coding sequence TTGGCTGCTAGCACGCTGGGCGTCGAGACCGTGGTTTCGGTCCCTTTTGACGAAAACACCTTCCTGTTCTACCTGCCGGGCCGCGAAGACTGTGTCGTGATCGACCCCGGCCTGCAGCCGCAGGAGATCCTCAAGGAGCTGGAGCGGCTGGGGCTCACCCCCGCCGCGATCCTGTGTACGCACGGGCACTCGGACCACATCGCCGGCAACGGCGCCATGAAGGAGAGGTGGCCCGGCTTGCCGCTGGCGATCGGCCGCGGCGACGAGCCGAAGCTCTCCGACCCGGAGCAGAACCTGTCGGCGGCGTTCGGATTCGAGTTCACCAGCCCGCCGGCCGATCGGCTGCTCGACGAGGGCGACGTGTGCGAGTACGCCGGGCTCAGTTTCCGGGTGCTCGACACGCCGGGCCACTCGGCCGGTCACGTGTCGCTGGTGCTCGAGCACGAGGGGCAAACGCACGTGGTGGGGGGCGACGTGTTGTTCCGTGGCGGGATCGGGCGGACCGACTTTCCCGACGGCGATTTCGCCACGCTCCGCAGCTCGATCCACGAGAAGCTGTTCACCCTGCCCGACGACGCGATCGTCTACCCCGGGCACGGCCCGACCACGACGATCGGCGAGGAGCGACGCGACAACCCGTGGGTCGGCGCCCCGGCCGGCTACAAGCTCGACGGCTGA